Below is a genomic region from Thermococcus sp..
ATCCCGAGCATCTTCTCGGCGGATCCCTTTTTACCCCCTCTCTTGGACCGGATCTCCATCAATACGTAGAGGGTTTTTATATCGATGAGCATTCCATCACCCGGAACTTTTTCGCGAGTTTCGTATTTTAAGTTTCCTCTCCATCTCGGTCTTCCTGTCGTAGCAGAGGACGTAGAAGGCCAAAAGCCCTTTCCACTTCCCATAGGGCTCTATTACCTCCCTAACGTCCCTCTCCTTGACCTCCTTGGGGCTCTTTCCAAATATCTTCGCGATTCCCCGTCTCATACCGAGGTCGCCAGCGGGATAAACGTTCTTTCTGAGGCCGTAAGCCAAGAAGAGCTCCGCGCTCCACTTTCCAATCCCCCGGAACTTGGTGAGATACTTTATGGCATCTTCAACGCTCCAATCCCACAGGTCAAGGTTGAGCTTCCTCTCCAGATAAAGTTCCGTGAGCGACTTTATATAATCAGAGCGATAGCCGAGTTTGGCCCTTTTCAACTCCTCTCTGAGGGATGATATCCTTTCCGGCGTGGGGAAGGTGTATAAATCCCCGATGGGTTCACCCGCTATCCTCACGAGGTTTGCAATCGTCCTCTGGGCGAAGTCAAAGCTCACCTGTTGCTGCGCTATGACCTCAACCAGAGCCTGATACGGGCTCGGGGCGGCCGGGACCGTGAGACCGTGGAACTCGTCAATGAGGAAGGCGAAGGGCGAGTCGCTTATCTCCGCGTAGAAAGAATCTAAATCCGTTTCGAGGCCGAGGATGAAGGAGAGCTTTTCTTTGACAAGCTTTTTCTCCTTCTTCGTGAGGCCATCGGGAATCATGAAGTCCTCTCCGTCGTAGCCCGCTACGCTTACTCTACCGGGGAGACGGAGTGCCTGATAAAACACCCCCTTCTCAAACTTCCACGTCCCGTTGCGGATCATCTCGTGTGTCGTTTTTTTGAGGTCGATCTCAGCCATCGGTCGAGCCTAACCGGGTTCTCCCTT
It encodes:
- a CDS encoding DNA-3-methyladenine glycosylase, whose translation is MAEIDLKKTTHEMIRNGTWKFEKGVFYQALRLPGRVSVAGYDGEDFMIPDGLTKKEKKLVKEKLSFILGLETDLDSFYAEISDSPFAFLIDEFHGLTVPAAPSPYQALVEVIAQQQVSFDFAQRTIANLVRIAGEPIGDLYTFPTPERISSLREELKRAKLGYRSDYIKSLTELYLERKLNLDLWDWSVEDAIKYLTKFRGIGKWSAELFLAYGLRKNVYPAGDLGMRRGIAKIFGKSPKEVKERDVREVIEPYGKWKGLLAFYVLCYDRKTEMERKLKIRNSRKSSG